One Plantibacter sp. Leaf314 DNA segment encodes these proteins:
- a CDS encoding DEAD/DEAH box helicase: MPGAGKTTVALANFALQRARGEVSRLLVVGPIAAFEAWKTDAAACFDSSPMISVHLGSNSAISQRTDILLTNYNRVASDYERIRSFVASGPTHLILDEAHRMKRGEAGVHGRAVLDLAYVARRRDILTGTPTPQGAFDLVALMRFLYPGQDRSILPPSTYDESASREAEVVQAAGQAIGKYFVRTRKADLEIPEPEWNVVRRPMGAIQAAIYDALKGRYRGEFELPKDSRRNFDRLGRVVMYLLEAAVNPALLTAGSDVADETGFVHPPIELDGSEPLSRLLENYAQFETPWKYEYVREAVAAAARSGRKILVWTTFVRNIRVLAEELSAYNPAIVHGGVPAEDAVAAGQTSRESELNRFRYSPDCTVLLANPAAAGEGISLHHWCHEAIYLDRTFNAGHFLQSQDRIHRLGLEPETVTRFTLLVSEESIDDFVDERLREKVAVLSQLMNDPGLVRVALPESDQYHDVPAVESDDMSAVAYHLVGR; the protein is encoded by the coding sequence GTGCCTGGAGCCGGGAAGACGACCGTCGCTTTGGCGAACTTTGCGTTGCAGCGGGCTCGTGGTGAGGTGTCTCGACTACTGGTCGTAGGACCGATCGCTGCGTTTGAGGCGTGGAAGACAGACGCTGCGGCCTGCTTCGATTCAAGTCCAATGATCTCTGTTCATCTCGGCAGCAATTCGGCTATCTCGCAAAGAACTGACATTCTCTTGACTAATTACAATCGTGTTGCCAGCGACTATGAACGCATCAGATCGTTCGTAGCATCTGGGCCGACACATTTGATTCTCGATGAGGCGCACAGAATGAAGCGTGGAGAAGCAGGCGTTCATGGTAGAGCTGTTCTGGATCTCGCCTATGTTGCCCGGAGACGTGACATCTTGACCGGCACGCCAACTCCGCAGGGGGCTTTCGACCTAGTTGCATTGATGCGGTTCCTATATCCTGGCCAAGATCGCTCGATTCTGCCACCTAGTACCTACGATGAGTCGGCCAGCCGGGAGGCGGAGGTAGTTCAGGCGGCAGGGCAGGCGATAGGCAAATACTTTGTGCGAACCCGCAAGGCTGATCTGGAGATACCCGAGCCGGAGTGGAACGTCGTTCGACGTCCGATGGGTGCGATACAGGCCGCGATCTATGATGCGCTCAAGGGTCGGTATCGGGGTGAGTTCGAGCTACCCAAAGATTCTCGCCGCAATTTCGACCGGTTGGGTCGAGTAGTAATGTACTTATTGGAGGCGGCAGTGAATCCTGCTCTTCTCACGGCGGGTTCCGATGTGGCCGACGAGACGGGGTTTGTCCATCCGCCGATTGAGCTGGACGGTTCGGAACCACTGAGTCGACTCTTAGAGAATTACGCGCAGTTCGAAACCCCCTGGAAGTACGAGTACGTACGTGAGGCTGTAGCGGCGGCGGCTCGGTCAGGTCGAAAAATTCTGGTCTGGACTACATTCGTGCGCAACATTCGGGTACTTGCTGAAGAACTCAGCGCGTATAACCCCGCGATTGTTCATGGCGGCGTGCCCGCCGAGGATGCCGTCGCCGCGGGGCAAACCAGCCGAGAGAGCGAACTGAATCGCTTTCGCTACTCCCCGGATTGCACGGTTCTGCTAGCGAACCCGGCGGCCGCGGGAGAAGGAATCAGCCTTCATCATTGGTGCCACGAAGCAATCTATTTGGACCGTACTTTCAATGCAGGTCACTTCCTTCAAAGCCAAGATCGCATTCATCGGCTCGGTCTAGAGCCCGAGACGGTCACGCGGTTCACGCTTCTTGTTAGCGAGGAATCGATCGATGACTTTGTCGACGAGCGATTGCGCGAAAAGGTAGCCGTTCTATCGCAACTGATGAATGACCCCGGACTTGTTCGCGTCGCATTGCCCGAAAGTGACCAATATCATGATGTCCCAGCAGTGGAATCGGACGACATGTCGGCGGTGGCTTACCACCTAGTTGGCCGGTAG
- a CDS encoding DNA cytosine methyltransferase, with amino-acid sequence MDNVTSIDAARPKVLEFFAGIGLARLGLESAGFRVAWSNDYELSKRSMYEAHFGMGDSSHTFRLGDIAGVTADELPSDASLAWASSPCTDLSLAGGRAGLAGKESGTFWEYIRLLRELKTKGALPAVAVLENVVGLATSHGGDDLVAAISAFNELGYSVDVLVIDARRFVAQSRPRLFLVAVTDPSDDVDSVSDLRPDWLQWVFGDANLRTHRAALPAAPAAKLNGFGELTEAMPRDDARWWDSERTARFIGSLSAMQLARITEMQKMAGSRFRTAYRRTRNGVAMWEVRPDDISGCLRTARGGSSKQAVVRLGDGQMQVRWMTPREYARLMGADDYRLDGVRTNQALFGFGDAVAVPAVRWLAKNYLVKALSGGSDSMRPSVDFAHR; translated from the coding sequence GTGGATAACGTGACGTCGATCGATGCGGCGAGACCCAAGGTTCTGGAATTCTTCGCCGGGATCGGGCTTGCGCGGCTGGGTCTCGAGTCGGCAGGGTTTCGGGTAGCTTGGTCGAACGACTATGAGTTGAGCAAGCGATCGATGTACGAGGCCCACTTTGGTATGGGCGACTCGAGTCATACGTTTCGCCTTGGTGACATCGCGGGCGTAACGGCGGACGAACTGCCGTCGGACGCAAGTTTGGCCTGGGCTTCTTCTCCGTGCACCGATCTCTCGCTTGCAGGGGGACGAGCGGGGCTAGCCGGTAAGGAGTCCGGCACTTTTTGGGAGTACATACGCCTCCTGCGCGAGCTCAAGACGAAGGGGGCGTTGCCTGCGGTTGCAGTGCTCGAGAACGTCGTCGGTCTGGCGACGTCGCACGGCGGGGACGACTTGGTGGCTGCAATCTCGGCATTCAACGAACTCGGGTATTCCGTCGACGTTCTAGTTATCGATGCCAGGCGATTCGTCGCACAGTCAAGACCTCGACTTTTTCTTGTCGCAGTGACAGACCCTTCTGACGATGTCGACAGCGTTTCGGACCTGCGGCCAGACTGGCTTCAGTGGGTGTTTGGTGATGCAAACCTCCGCACTCATCGAGCGGCCTTGCCCGCTGCGCCCGCGGCGAAACTCAATGGTTTCGGTGAGCTGACCGAAGCTATGCCCCGTGATGATGCGCGATGGTGGGATAGCGAGCGCACCGCGCGCTTCATCGGTTCGCTCTCCGCGATGCAGCTCGCGCGCATTACGGAAATGCAGAAGATGGCTGGAAGCCGGTTCCGCACCGCCTATAGACGAACCAGGAACGGTGTTGCAATGTGGGAAGTCCGGCCTGACGATATATCTGGATGCCTCAGAACGGCGCGCGGCGGTTCGTCGAAGCAAGCGGTCGTCCGGCTGGGTGATGGCCAGATGCAGGTTCGTTGGATGACACCAAGAGAGTATGCGCGATTGATGGGGGCTGATGATTACCGGCTCGACGGCGTACGTACTAACCAAGCCTTGTTTGGGTTCGGTGATGCCGTGGCCGTCCCGGCGGTCCGCTGGCTGGCTAAAAACTACCTAGTGAAGGCGCTCAGCGGTGGGAGCGACTCTATGCGTCCCAGCGTGGATTTTGCACATCGATAG
- a CDS encoding nuclear transport factor 2 family protein — protein MGLNDTTKTEPSSAPRDVVRRQYLASAAGDLDALRATLAPDVEWTEMAGFPLAGTYRTPEGVTSNVMERLGADWADWTAHDDTYVVDGENVVVLARYTATHRGTGKELNARVAHHFVVRGGLIVRFEQFVDTALVDDASR, from the coding sequence ATGGGGCTGAACGACACCACCAAGACCGAGCCGTCCTCGGCACCACGCGACGTCGTGCGGAGGCAATACCTCGCCTCCGCCGCCGGAGACCTCGACGCACTGCGCGCGACCCTCGCGCCAGACGTCGAGTGGACCGAGATGGCCGGCTTCCCGCTCGCCGGCACGTACCGGACGCCGGAGGGCGTCACCAGCAACGTGATGGAACGACTCGGCGCAGACTGGGCCGACTGGACCGCGCACGACGACACCTACGTGGTCGACGGCGAGAACGTCGTGGTGCTCGCCCGATACACGGCGACGCACCGCGGCACGGGCAAGGAGCTGAACGCCCGGGTGGCCCACCACTTCGTCGTCCGCGGCGGGCTCATCGTGCGCTTCGAGCAGTTCGTCGACACGGCACTCGTCGACGACGCGAGCCGGTAG
- a CDS encoding DUF3883 domain-containing protein, with translation MAGSSERIELLRLGLGRAAELVVLHMLRAGHSQPTHVSEVSDHYGYDIESSFPETQQWEVKGCFTEAAGRFHISRNEFETCKLFRDSWKIVQVQFAGAAVTAPALTEAHVIGVRQAAAPDVIALAPAESPTFRWEQSAQMTLPASRWTSSAMGGTAGLSLPSLYELGAEAADLRLLRVGRRA, from the coding sequence ATGGCCGGGAGCAGTGAACGCATAGAACTCCTTCGCTTGGGATTAGGACGTGCCGCAGAGTTAGTTGTGCTCCATATGTTGAGAGCAGGACATAGTCAGCCTACTCATGTGTCAGAAGTTTCTGACCATTACGGATACGACATAGAGTCGAGTTTTCCTGAGACCCAACAGTGGGAGGTAAAGGGCTGCTTCACGGAGGCAGCCGGTCGTTTCCACATAAGCAGAAATGAATTCGAGACGTGCAAACTGTTCAGAGACAGTTGGAAGATCGTGCAGGTTCAGTTCGCTGGTGCCGCCGTGACTGCCCCGGCTCTGACAGAGGCGCACGTAATCGGGGTCCGGCAGGCCGCGGCACCGGATGTGATAGCTCTTGCTCCCGCTGAGTCTCCGACATTCCGCTGGGAGCAGAGCGCACAGATGACCTTGCCCGCAAGTCGATGGACGTCGAGTGCCATGGGCGGGACTGCTGGTCTGAGCCTCCCAAGTCTGTACGAGCTAGGGGCCGAGGCGGCCGACCTGCGCTTGCTTCGCGTGGGCAGACGGGCTTGA
- a CDS encoding nucleoid-associated protein, translating into MPIRIRRAIIHEIPKGRYSADDSSRVSLSYSETALQVETRRFIEENMLDFSLRHPRLIIEDDVLGGSLPDHIREILGDHDTLVPASQSLAELLHQSQTGNSPSGILIVAIVEDGSTVSVAILKAEHQEGMRLKRDESGEADHFDLEHLNELIVGNSSRVYKIAILNDDSGSIDGQMVDQQNGVAFADFFLTSFLGCKLADDAEVRTKQFMDSALSFVNERVSSPELKARYAGAIVSYMQTPADSFQAVEFADQFLEIDDRDDFLAALPDAVSSAVIPKDLSLVVGHGSGLRFVGPGVVITASSEALESGAIQVETDVSTGVTTIIVRGDVRKVSFGSAPKS; encoded by the coding sequence ATGCCCATTCGAATCCGCCGGGCCATCATCCACGAGATTCCAAAGGGAAGGTACTCAGCTGACGACAGCTCCCGAGTGTCTCTCTCCTACTCGGAGACGGCCCTTCAGGTCGAGACTCGTCGATTCATCGAAGAAAACATGCTCGATTTTTCGCTGCGCCATCCCAGACTGATCATCGAAGATGATGTTCTCGGCGGATCACTCCCTGACCACATTCGCGAAATTCTCGGAGACCACGATACTTTGGTCCCTGCATCACAGTCTCTGGCTGAGCTACTCCATCAGAGCCAAACTGGGAATAGTCCATCCGGCATCCTGATTGTCGCTATCGTCGAGGACGGATCGACTGTTTCGGTCGCCATCTTGAAAGCTGAACACCAGGAGGGGATGCGACTTAAGAGGGATGAATCAGGGGAGGCGGATCACTTTGACCTCGAGCACCTAAATGAATTGATTGTTGGGAATAGCTCACGCGTCTACAAGATCGCTATATTGAATGATGATTCCGGCTCCATAGATGGGCAGATGGTCGACCAACAGAATGGCGTCGCATTCGCCGACTTCTTCCTGACAAGCTTTTTGGGTTGCAAACTCGCCGATGATGCAGAGGTTCGAACCAAACAGTTCATGGACTCTGCCCTTTCGTTTGTGAACGAACGCGTATCAAGTCCTGAATTGAAGGCTCGCTACGCAGGTGCCATCGTTTCCTATATGCAGACACCGGCAGACAGTTTTCAAGCCGTCGAATTTGCTGATCAGTTCCTCGAAATCGATGATCGAGATGATTTCCTCGCCGCTCTACCTGATGCGGTCTCCAGCGCAGTTATTCCCAAAGACCTGTCGTTGGTTGTCGGACACGGATCTGGCCTCAGGTTTGTAGGTCCGGGTGTTGTTATCACGGCCAGCAGCGAAGCTCTCGAGAGTGGCGCGATTCAGGTGGAGACCGATGTGAGTACGGGCGTCACAACGATTATCGTGCGTGGCGATGTGCGTAAAGTCAGCTTCGGATCAGCGCCGAAAAGCTAG
- a CDS encoding RelA/SpoT domain-containing protein, with protein sequence MTNPISDRYFTERPYLDAALVRWTELIEKLARSVDKGAVVSGRVKTHRSVLGKVFKNPSSPRTWDSLGDLVALKAIFPTKRGVHEFTELLESQTVWDPKVDRRVSRPDELKYESNQFDLRDASITDSGSSPVKVEVQVRTAASDAWYIVDHRVRYKGPIELTSELERRMLRLIVLAELFDSEVDLMLDALAVKPEFEDTRVYEDLTSVLDGLIDGRSRATRPSGLLETLMTSYKIDERPRVVEIIRTFAAENEQRIADTIGRHAYGSEDFVESRDWLYLEPEALIVAERASARPSKLSAMTRGSDFEALIDSMVNQFASTS encoded by the coding sequence ATGACCAATCCGATATCCGACCGCTACTTCACTGAACGCCCATATCTAGATGCCGCCCTAGTCAGATGGACAGAGTTAATCGAGAAGCTTGCAAGGAGTGTAGACAAAGGCGCGGTGGTGTCTGGTCGCGTTAAGACCCACCGCAGCGTGCTTGGTAAGGTATTCAAGAACCCCAGTTCGCCACGAACATGGGACAGCCTGGGCGATCTTGTGGCACTAAAGGCAATTTTCCCCACGAAGCGCGGTGTGCACGAATTCACTGAGTTGCTCGAAAGCCAGACTGTCTGGGACCCAAAAGTCGACCGGCGCGTCTCTCGACCCGACGAACTGAAGTATGAGTCCAACCAGTTCGACTTGCGGGACGCGTCCATCACAGACAGTGGCAGTTCACCAGTTAAGGTCGAGGTGCAAGTCCGCACTGCGGCCTCTGACGCTTGGTACATCGTGGATCACCGCGTTCGATACAAAGGTCCCATCGAGCTGACGTCAGAGCTCGAGCGTAGGATGTTGCGTCTCATCGTTCTTGCTGAGCTGTTCGATTCGGAGGTGGATCTCATGCTCGACGCCCTTGCAGTCAAACCAGAGTTTGAGGACACCCGCGTCTACGAGGATCTGACATCGGTTCTCGACGGTCTAATTGATGGGCGTTCCCGCGCCACTCGGCCAAGTGGCCTGCTCGAGACGCTTATGACCTCTTACAAGATCGACGAGAGACCGCGTGTCGTCGAGATCATTCGAACTTTTGCTGCGGAGAACGAGCAACGCATCGCCGATACCATCGGCCGCCATGCGTACGGCTCCGAGGACTTCGTCGAGTCGCGAGATTGGCTGTACCTCGAACCGGAAGCGTTGATCGTGGCGGAGCGCGCCTCGGCTAGACCCTCGAAATTGAGTGCCATGACTCGGGGATCGGACTTTGAGGCTCTGATCGATTCAATGGTCAACCAGTTTGCCTCGACCAGTTGA
- a CDS encoding MBL fold metallo-hydrolase: protein MTLNFDVFDLDFPAGSKNKSAVLVTGETEALLVDAGFTRADGHRLVASILDSGKTLTTVFVSHADPDFSFGLEVVADAFPDAALVATPIVIEHINASFDGKLTAWASLGANLPTRLVPLTPLSGDALIVDGQRLELRGASAALPDRQYLWNAEHRAILGGVLLFQQEHVWTADTATPELRAAWIDLLDEMQALDPQLVIAGHRLPDTANDATAIDYTRSYLQAFETIVAASADGAAATQALVEQYPSSGMLIAAQIGPKVAKGEMTWG from the coding sequence ATGACGCTCAACTTCGACGTCTTCGACCTCGACTTCCCCGCAGGTTCGAAGAATAAGTCCGCCGTCCTCGTGACCGGCGAAACCGAAGCCCTCCTCGTCGACGCCGGCTTCACCCGCGCCGACGGCCACCGCCTCGTCGCATCCATCCTCGACTCCGGCAAGACGCTCACCACGGTGTTCGTCAGCCACGCCGACCCCGACTTCTCCTTCGGCCTCGAGGTCGTCGCGGATGCCTTCCCCGACGCAGCGCTCGTCGCCACCCCCATCGTCATCGAGCACATCAACGCGTCGTTCGACGGCAAGCTGACCGCCTGGGCCTCCCTCGGCGCGAACCTGCCCACCCGACTCGTCCCCCTCACCCCGCTCAGCGGCGACGCACTCATCGTCGACGGCCAGCGCCTCGAGCTCAGGGGCGCCTCAGCCGCCCTCCCGGACCGCCAGTACCTCTGGAACGCCGAGCACCGCGCCATCCTCGGCGGCGTCCTCCTCTTCCAGCAGGAGCACGTGTGGACCGCAGACACGGCGACGCCGGAACTCCGCGCCGCCTGGATCGACCTCCTCGACGAGATGCAGGCCCTCGACCCGCAGCTCGTGATCGCCGGCCACCGCCTCCCCGACACGGCGAACGACGCGACCGCCATCGACTACACGCGCTCGTACCTGCAGGCGTTCGAGACGATCGTTGCGGCGTCCGCCGATGGCGCTGCCGCGACGCAGGCGCTCGTCGAGCAGTACCCGTCCTCGGGCATGCTCATCGCCGCTCAGATCGGCCCGAAGGTCGCGAAGGGTGAGATGACATGGGGCTGA
- a CDS encoding MmpS family transport accessory protein gives MVSAIAIVLSIILAITYTAGFAGLVSDAVKTAKAESSAAANKEISVIYEVNGTATDASITYSTYSAGSSSTEQASGKSLPFIQELTVQAGSEYDYASYSLQAQNGAEDTGSVSCKITVDGDVVAEQTATGAYAMGHAPRRVPTGCRRTSRRLLPSSLERACFDGRHREALDLTSWRIRTATRSLASAEAG, from the coding sequence ATCGTCTCGGCCATCGCGATCGTCCTGAGCATCATCCTCGCGATCACCTACACGGCCGGGTTCGCCGGACTCGTCAGCGACGCCGTGAAGACCGCGAAAGCAGAGTCCTCCGCGGCCGCCAACAAGGAGATCTCCGTCATCTACGAGGTCAACGGCACCGCCACCGACGCCTCGATCACCTACTCCACCTATTCGGCAGGCAGCAGCAGTACGGAACAGGCCAGCGGCAAGTCACTGCCGTTCATCCAGGAGCTCACCGTCCAGGCAGGAAGCGAGTACGACTACGCCTCATACTCCCTCCAGGCGCAGAACGGAGCCGAGGACACCGGCTCGGTCAGCTGCAAGATCACCGTCGACGGCGACGTGGTCGCGGAGCAGACGGCGACGGGAGCGTATGCGATGGGTCATGCTCCGCGTCGGGTGCCGACGGGGTGTCGGAGAACAAGTAGAAGATTACTTCCGTCCTCACTAGAGCGAGCATGCTTCGACGGCCGCCATCGGGAGGCGCTCGACTTGACCAGTTGGCGCATTCGAACCGCCACCCGGAGCCTCGCGAGCGCAGAGGCAGGTTAA
- a CDS encoding MarR family winged helix-turn-helix transcriptional regulator — protein sequence MTTENEFTSAKDAASDARILVFGRLLGAANGLEYLLGKELEEQTGLSHSLFELLLIVGRAGAGGLSVRDIAQAKVVTSGGATRLVHRAVEQGLVSRRASADDGRVQLIELTAEGERAVVEAAGLHARNIERLLLSVLPAENRAVFEESVKLLSKHASGALPVMP from the coding sequence GTGACGACTGAGAACGAGTTCACTTCGGCGAAGGATGCTGCGAGTGATGCGCGCATCCTGGTGTTCGGTCGTCTGCTGGGCGCGGCGAACGGCCTCGAGTACCTGCTGGGCAAGGAGCTCGAGGAGCAGACCGGCCTCAGCCATTCGCTTTTCGAGCTGTTGCTGATCGTCGGCCGTGCCGGTGCCGGCGGGCTGTCGGTGCGGGACATCGCGCAGGCGAAGGTCGTCACGTCCGGTGGGGCGACGCGGCTTGTGCATCGTGCCGTCGAGCAGGGGCTGGTGAGTCGCCGGGCCTCTGCCGACGATGGCCGGGTGCAGCTCATCGAGTTGACGGCGGAGGGCGAGCGGGCGGTCGTCGAGGCTGCTGGTCTGCATGCGCGGAACATCGAGCGGCTGCTGTTGTCCGTCTTGCCGGCCGAGAACCGGGCGGTCTTCGAGGAGTCGGTGAAGCTGTTGAGCAAGCACGCCTCTGGGGCACTTCCGGTGATGCCGTAG
- a CDS encoding suppressor of fused domain protein → MSSDVPLVPGENAFPLHIFDALGLDPVVFKDRIGGSVMVIEKRPEDGPVTILTSGVSRLETDSGERIELAVEVVDGQQGAAMVALRIVINEIATNRRVPPVLTPWRNGTPFLNETAISALLVTPSRWGASFDEIRNEAGQVVGHVRTLRLLTDGEAAVAGQRGWDALVAEVGSVDALLDVERVEPFGTLTEA, encoded by the coding sequence ATGAGTAGCGATGTCCCTCTCGTCCCGGGCGAAAACGCCTTCCCGCTCCACATCTTCGATGCCCTCGGCTTGGACCCGGTGGTGTTCAAGGACCGCATCGGCGGGTCGGTGATGGTGATCGAGAAGCGGCCTGAGGACGGGCCGGTGACGATCCTGACGTCCGGGGTGTCCCGGCTCGAGACCGACTCCGGTGAGCGGATCGAGCTCGCGGTGGAGGTCGTCGACGGTCAGCAGGGTGCCGCGATGGTCGCGCTGCGGATCGTGATCAACGAGATCGCGACCAACCGACGGGTGCCGCCGGTGCTCACGCCGTGGCGCAACGGGACGCCGTTCCTCAACGAGACGGCGATCTCTGCGCTCCTGGTGACGCCGTCGCGCTGGGGAGCGTCGTTCGACGAGATCCGGAACGAGGCCGGCCAGGTGGTCGGACACGTGCGGACGCTGAGGCTACTCACGGACGGTGAGGCCGCGGTTGCGGGGCAGCGTGGGTGGGATGCGCTCGTTGCCGAGGTGGGGTCGGTGGATGCGTTGTTGGACGTGGAGCGGGTGGAGCCGTTCGGAACTCTGACTGAGGCTTGA